The stretch of DNA TCACTTTCTCTTAAATAATGAAACGCTCTTCCTAATTTACTTTTATCGATATTGTATATAATAAGCATTGTAATTAACAAAATAAACCATGCAAAGTAATAGATTGCCCTTTGACTTGAGATATTTATTCCAAATATCACTGGCGTTCCTATACCAAATATTCCATTTGGACCACCTGTTAAGCCAAATAAATTATTCTGCAATGCCTGGTAAAAAATTATATTAAAACCAATTGTTGCAACAAGTAAATAATCTCCTCTTAGATGAATTATTGGCCATGATATGATAATCCCAAACAAAGCGGATAATGCTATAGCAATAGGAATTGTATAAATTATAGGAATATTGTATACTGTATTTAAAATTGCTGCAGTATAAGCACCAATGCCAAAAAAAGTAGCATGACCCATATCAAACATGCCTGCTTTACCCAAAACAATATCCTGACTTAAAGCCACCACAGAGTAAAGTGCAAATGTTGTACCTATATCAACCCATGATGGATCAACAAAATGCGGATATAAAATAGCAATTAAAAAATATAAAACATACCAGACTAAGCTTTTTCTCATCAAACTTTCTCCGCTACTCTTTCACCTAAAATGCCTGTTGGTTTTATAATCAAAATTATAATTAAAAGTGCAAAAGTCAAAGCCTCAGACCATGCATTAGATATATAACCTGCAATGAGAACATTAAAAATTCCAAGCAACATTCCCCCAAGCATAGCTCCAGGAATATTTCCAATACCACCAATTATTGCTGCAATAAAAGCATTAAGTCCATAAATCCATCCCATTTGGAAATAAAGTTCCCTATAATAAATACCTATAAAAAGACCGCCAATAGAGCCCAAAAAAGAACCAAGCGCAAATATTGCTATTATTATACCATTAACATTAATGCCCATTAATTTTGCAGCATCTTGATCTATAGCACTTGCTCTAATAGCAGTTCCTATTTTTGTCTTATTAATAAATATATACAAAGCAAGCATTAAAATGATTGAAAGTAAAAGTATTGCTATTTGAGTGGAATTAATAACAACACCGCTTATATGCCATCTGGCACTCGGAAATACATTTGATGGAAAAA from Desulfurella sp. encodes:
- a CDS encoding branched-chain amino acid ABC transporter permease; the protein is MRKSLVWYVLYFLIAILYPHFVDPSWVDIGTTFALYSVVALSQDIVLGKAGMFDMGHATFFGIGAYTAAILNTVYNIPIIYTIPIAIALSALFGIIISWPIIHLRGDYLLVATIGFNIIFYQALQNNLFGLTGGPNGIFGIGTPVIFGINISSQRAIYYFAWFILLITMLIIYNIDKSKLGRAFHYLRESEIAAESFGVNKRFYKVLAFALGAGVASLAGVIFAIQYAAVSPETFNFTQSVLFFTIVIVGGPSSIPGILLGTFVMFVVPQFFREFATARYFVFGIAMILTMILRPQGIWPAKFGKLPKYLTKES
- a CDS encoding branched-chain amino acid ABC transporter permease, which encodes MEIFLQQIVNGLAIGSIYALVAIGYTMVYGVMKLINFAHGDLVALAAYVGLTVLMQAFGMHLSNLWAVILMFIVTAMFISLFGIILERLAYRPLRKAPRLSAVVSALGASLAIENGIMLIWGPNIKVFPSNVFPSARWHISGVVINSTQIAILLLSIILMLALYIFINKTKIGTAIRASAIDQDAAKLMGINVNGIIIAIFALGSFLGSIGGLFIGIYYRELYFQMGWIYGLNAFIAAIIGGIGNIPGAMLGGMLLGIFNVLIAGYISNAWSEALTFALLIIILIIKPTGILGERVAEKV